The following are encoded in a window of Actinomycetota bacterium genomic DNA:
- a CDS encoding class F sortase gives MIGRLLYRLRRPALLLASAAALTAAIVPAPQLEQAPVAQEVVAAPTPSPVEETPVPVPVFAPTEIELPTLNQTAPVVPVGVEADGAMGTPSNAVDVAWWDGVRVGEGNALLAGHKDWNKRPGTFFRLGELKRGDPVVVRGPEGELRFEVAWVHQLHRDSDAAGILGDQGAPTLTLITCGGRFDRAVRGYEDRIVARAVLRA, from the coding sequence ATGATCGGACGGCTGCTCTACCGGCTCCGCCGGCCCGCCCTGCTCCTGGCCTCGGCGGCCGCGCTGACCGCGGCGATCGTGCCTGCGCCGCAGCTCGAGCAGGCTCCGGTGGCGCAGGAGGTGGTGGCGGCGCCGACGCCGTCACCCGTGGAGGAGACGCCCGTGCCGGTCCCCGTCTTCGCCCCGACGGAGATCGAGCTCCCCACGCTGAACCAGACGGCCCCCGTCGTCCCGGTGGGGGTCGAGGCCGACGGGGCGATGGGGACCCCGTCCAACGCCGTCGACGTGGCGTGGTGGGACGGGGTGAGGGTGGGCGAGGGCAATGCCCTCCTGGCGGGGCACAAGGACTGGAACAAGCGGCCCGGCACCTTCTTCCGCCTCGGGGAGCTGAAGCGGGGCGACCCGGTCGTGGTGAGGGGACCGGAAGGGGAGCTCCGGTTCGAGGTGGCCTGGGTCCACCAGCTCCACAGGGACTCCGACGCGGCCGGGATACTCGGAGATCAGGGGGCCCCGACCCTGACGCTCATCACCTGCGGGGGCCGGTTCGA